The Cellulomonas sp. S1-8 genome has a window encoding:
- the rsmA gene encoding 16S rRNA (adenine(1518)-N(6)/adenine(1519)-N(6))-dimethyltransferase RsmA — protein sequence MSAITLLGPAQIRALAQRAGIRPTKTLGQNFVIDAGTVRKIVRQADVTPGERVVEVGPGLGSLTLGLLEADADVVAVEIDPVLARLLPQTVVAHVPGLTVDTAASTQDDGSRTVVLRDGDGRARLTVVTQDALTVTALPGPPPTALVANLPYNVSVPVLLTFLERFDSLQRGLIMVQAEVADRLAAPPGSRTYGVPSAKVAWYAAARRTATVGRAVFWPAPHVDSALVRLDRREPPAATVSRREVFAVVDAAFAQRRKMLRSALAGIAGSSAAAESAVRAAGLDPQSRGEQVDVVGFARIAEALEIARPAPPGPGTVSP from the coding sequence ATGTCGGCGATCACCCTGCTCGGGCCTGCGCAGATCCGGGCGCTCGCGCAGCGCGCCGGCATCCGGCCCACCAAGACGCTCGGTCAGAACTTCGTGATCGATGCCGGCACGGTCCGCAAGATCGTGCGGCAGGCGGACGTCACGCCCGGTGAGCGGGTCGTCGAGGTCGGCCCGGGGCTCGGGTCGCTGACGCTCGGGCTGCTCGAGGCCGACGCCGACGTGGTCGCGGTCGAGATCGACCCCGTCCTGGCGCGCCTCCTGCCGCAGACGGTCGTCGCGCACGTCCCCGGGCTCACCGTGGACACCGCGGCGAGCACGCAGGACGACGGCTCGCGCACCGTCGTGCTGCGCGACGGTGACGGGCGCGCGCGGCTGACCGTCGTGACGCAGGACGCCCTGACGGTCACGGCGCTGCCGGGCCCGCCACCGACCGCCCTCGTCGCGAACCTGCCGTACAACGTGTCGGTCCCGGTGCTCCTCACGTTCCTCGAGCGCTTCGACTCCCTGCAGCGCGGGCTGATCATGGTGCAGGCGGAGGTCGCCGACCGGCTCGCGGCGCCCCCGGGCAGCCGCACGTACGGGGTGCCGTCGGCCAAGGTCGCCTGGTACGCGGCGGCGCGCCGCACCGCGACCGTGGGCCGCGCCGTGTTCTGGCCGGCGCCGCACGTCGACTCGGCGCTCGTCCGCCTGGACCGCCGGGAGCCCCCCGCGGCGACGGTCTCCCGGCGCGAGGTGTTCGCGGTCGTCGACGCCGCGTTCGCGCAGCGCCGCAAGATGCTGCGCTCGGCGCTCGCGGGCATCGCCGGGTCGTCGGCCGCCGCCGAGTCGGCGGTCCGCGCCGCGGGCCTGGACCCGCAGTCGCGCGGTGAGCAGGTCGACGTGGTCGGCTTCGCGCGGATCGCCGAGGCGCTGGAGATCGCGCGGCCCGCGCCGCCGGGACCTGGCACAGTGTCACCGTGA
- a CDS encoding 4-(cytidine 5'-diphospho)-2-C-methyl-D-erythritol kinase, translating to MTLTPLDDLSDRAVRVRAPGKVNLSLRVGPRAHDGYHPVSTVFQAVSVYEEVVATAAEVFGVSASGPQSEAVPTDESNLALRAARAVAQRAGVDEAVHLHLVKGVPVAGGMAGGSADAAAALVACDALWGTGLSRDDLLELAAELGSDVPFSLVGHTAVGQGRGHLLTPALSRGEFHWAFAVQDRGLSTAAVYEAYDDLVAEHVDPLDDEQDVPLMQALLAGDAAALGAALHNDLETAALELDPALTEPLAVATDAGALGVVVSGSGPTIAALARSRQHALAVAAALTAAGVADRVLTASGPVAGARVVAGE from the coding sequence GTGACGCTGACCCCCCTGGACGACCTGTCCGACCGCGCCGTCCGTGTGCGCGCGCCCGGCAAGGTCAACCTGTCGTTGCGCGTCGGCCCGCGGGCGCACGACGGCTACCACCCCGTGTCGACGGTGTTCCAGGCCGTGTCGGTCTACGAGGAGGTCGTCGCGACGGCGGCCGAGGTCTTCGGCGTCAGCGCGAGCGGGCCGCAGTCGGAGGCGGTTCCGACGGACGAGTCGAACCTCGCGCTGCGTGCCGCGCGCGCCGTCGCGCAGCGTGCGGGCGTCGACGAGGCCGTGCACCTGCACCTCGTGAAGGGGGTGCCCGTCGCCGGGGGCATGGCGGGCGGCTCGGCCGACGCCGCCGCGGCGCTCGTCGCGTGCGACGCCCTGTGGGGCACGGGCCTGTCGCGCGACGACCTGCTGGAGCTCGCGGCCGAGCTGGGGTCCGACGTGCCGTTCTCGCTCGTCGGGCACACGGCCGTCGGCCAGGGCCGGGGCCACCTGCTGACGCCCGCGCTGAGCCGCGGGGAGTTCCACTGGGCGTTCGCGGTGCAGGACCGCGGCCTGTCCACGGCCGCGGTGTACGAGGCGTACGACGACCTCGTCGCCGAGCACGTCGACCCGCTCGACGACGAGCAGGACGTGCCGCTCATGCAGGCGCTGCTCGCGGGCGACGCGGCCGCGCTGGGCGCTGCGCTGCACAACGACCTCGAGACCGCGGCGCTCGAGCTCGACCCGGCGCTCACCGAGCCGCTCGCCGTCGCGACCGACGCGGGTGCGCTCGGCGTCGTGGTGTCCGGCTCGGGGCCGACGATCGCGGCGCTCGCGCGCAGCCGCCAGCACGCGCTGGCCGTCGCCGCGGCCCTCACGGCGGCGGGCGTCGCCGACCGGGTGCTCACGGCGTCGGGCCCGGTCGCCGGTGCGCGGGTCGTCGCGGGGGAGTGA
- a CDS encoding ABC-F family ATP-binding cassette domain-containing protein gives MPHLLGADRVHLTLGTRALLDGVSLGVDDGQRIGVVGPNGAGKSTLLRVLSGRQEPDEGRVTRAGGTRIALLDQRDEIEAGTVLDAVHGDADAHEWASDSRVRAVHAGLLSDVALDAALNELSGGQRRRVALAALLVRDDEILVLDEPTNHLDVEGVAWLAGYLVDRYARGGGALVVVTHDRWFLDAVCTRTWEVHDGVVDQYEGGYAAYVLARAERDQQAAVVEGKRQNLLRKELAWLRRGAPARTSKPKFRIDAASALIADEPPPRDSLALTRTATARLGKDVLDLEDVTYTLPDGRVLLDDVTWRLGPGDRYGVVGVNGAGKTTLLRLLTGSAVPTSGRVRRGKTVRVAELRQDVEDLDELAGLNVVEAVEREKRTVVVGGKELTAAQLVERLGFSRERARTLVRELSGGERRRLQLLRLLVAEPNVLLLDEPTNDLDTDTLAAFEDLLDGWPGTLIVVSHDRYLLERVCDRQVALLGDGALRDLPGGVEQYLELRGVAIAAGAADARAGMQAAAAARGNDAQSSGTGSGTGSAAAADAPSAAETRPAPSAAETRAARKDVQRIERRLERITALETDLHRRMADQATDHTAVQALDGELRALAAERDELEAAWLEAAEIVG, from the coding sequence ATGCCCCACCTTCTCGGCGCCGATCGCGTCCACCTCACCCTCGGTACCCGCGCACTCCTCGACGGCGTCAGCCTCGGCGTCGACGACGGCCAGCGGATCGGCGTCGTCGGCCCCAACGGCGCCGGCAAGTCCACGCTGCTGCGCGTGCTCTCCGGTCGTCAGGAGCCCGACGAGGGGCGTGTCACGCGCGCCGGGGGCACGCGCATCGCGCTGCTGGACCAGCGCGACGAGATCGAGGCGGGCACCGTCCTGGACGCGGTGCACGGGGACGCCGACGCGCACGAGTGGGCGTCGGACTCCCGCGTGCGCGCCGTGCACGCCGGTCTGCTGTCGGACGTCGCGCTCGACGCGGCGCTGAACGAGCTGTCCGGCGGGCAGCGCCGCCGGGTGGCGCTCGCGGCCCTGCTGGTGCGGGACGACGAGATCCTCGTGCTCGACGAGCCGACCAACCACCTCGACGTCGAGGGCGTCGCGTGGCTCGCGGGGTACCTGGTCGACCGGTACGCGCGCGGCGGCGGTGCGCTCGTCGTCGTGACCCACGACCGGTGGTTCCTCGACGCGGTCTGCACCCGGACGTGGGAGGTGCACGACGGGGTCGTCGACCAGTACGAGGGCGGGTACGCCGCGTACGTCCTGGCGCGCGCGGAGCGCGACCAGCAGGCCGCGGTGGTCGAGGGCAAGCGGCAGAACCTGCTGCGCAAGGAGCTCGCGTGGCTGCGTCGCGGCGCCCCCGCGCGGACGTCCAAGCCGAAGTTCCGGATCGACGCGGCGAGCGCGCTCATCGCCGACGAGCCGCCCCCGCGCGACTCGCTCGCGCTCACCCGCACGGCCACCGCCCGCCTCGGCAAGGACGTCCTCGACCTCGAGGACGTCACCTACACGCTGCCCGACGGCCGCGTGCTGCTCGACGACGTCACGTGGCGGCTCGGGCCGGGGGACCGGTACGGCGTCGTCGGCGTCAACGGTGCCGGCAAGACCACGCTGCTGCGGCTGCTGACCGGCAGCGCCGTGCCCACGTCCGGCCGCGTCCGGCGCGGCAAGACCGTGCGTGTGGCCGAGCTGCGCCAGGACGTCGAGGACCTCGACGAGCTCGCGGGCCTCAACGTCGTCGAGGCGGTCGAGCGCGAGAAGCGGACCGTCGTCGTCGGGGGCAAGGAGCTCACCGCCGCGCAGCTGGTCGAGCGGCTCGGGTTCAGCCGCGAGCGCGCGCGCACCCTGGTGCGGGAGCTGTCCGGCGGCGAGCGGCGCCGGCTGCAGCTGCTGCGGCTGCTCGTCGCCGAGCCCAACGTGCTGCTGCTCGACGAGCCCACCAACGACCTCGACACCGACACGCTCGCCGCGTTCGAGGACCTGCTCGACGGGTGGCCGGGCACGCTGATCGTCGTCTCGCACGACCGGTACCTGCTCGAGCGCGTGTGCGACCGGCAGGTCGCCCTGCTCGGCGACGGCGCGCTGCGGGACCTGCCCGGCGGCGTCGAGCAGTACCTCGAGCTGCGCGGGGTCGCCATCGCCGCCGGGGCCGCCGACGCGCGTGCCGGGATGCAGGCGGCCGCGGCGGCGCGCGGGAACGACGCACAGAGCAGCGGCACGGGCAGCGGGACGGGCAGCGCTGCGGCGGCCGACGCGCCCTCCGCCGCCGAGACGCGCCCCGCGCCCTCCGCGGCCGAGACGCGCGCCGCGCGCAAGGACGTGCAGCGCATCGAGCGCCGCCTGGAGCGCATCACCGCCCTCGAGACCGACCTGCACCGCCGCATGGCGGACCAGGCGACCGATCACACGGCCGTGCAGGCGCTCGACGGCGAGCTGCGTGCGCTGGCGGCCGAGCGCGACGAGCTCGAGGCCGCGTGGCTCGAGGCCGCCGAGATCGTGGGCTGA
- a CDS encoding sensor histidine kinase gives MTDVAGRTLDVVRRVDAAPPAPTDPDEPGWVRPSPDADVLRWDALLAAALYVGALLSMVLVSVAGIYEEPSEGWVAALALAATTLPLAVRRRWPSAVLVVVGAAFVVAQVLQVPEVLVSNIALFCAMYTVGAWETDRRRATTVRGVVVVAMIVWLFVALFLAATDPELADEIPDRVGIFSPFVSWTLLQLLTNALYFGGAWFFGEHAWRSARERSRTAWRTHLLVLERRRAEEQAVALERLRLARELHDAVAHHVSLMGVQAAAARTVLLADPVRAADALGHVEQAARDAVRELHGILGMLRDGEGMGVGGGDGPARAVDATASGEALASLDVGRLPDLVERARAAGLQVAYQEVGEPQRLRPLASLNLYRIAQEALTNTRKHAGVGAHADVRLRWLADEVELEVSDDGGSGRRTGPVPSSGMGLVGMRERTASDGGTFEAARRRSGGFVVRVRLPLVAPDDGGTTTAAQVAAHDEGMAEDEGMAEDRA, from the coding sequence ATGACCGACGTGGCGGGACGCACGCTCGACGTCGTGCGCCGCGTCGACGCCGCGCCGCCGGCGCCGACGGACCCCGACGAGCCGGGCTGGGTGCGGCCGTCCCCGGACGCCGACGTGCTCCGCTGGGACGCGCTGCTGGCCGCGGCCCTGTACGTGGGTGCGCTGCTGTCGATGGTGCTCGTGAGCGTGGCCGGGATCTACGAGGAGCCGTCGGAGGGCTGGGTCGCGGCGCTCGCGCTCGCGGCGACCACGCTGCCGCTCGCGGTGCGACGCCGCTGGCCGAGCGCCGTGCTCGTGGTCGTCGGCGCGGCCTTCGTCGTCGCCCAGGTGCTGCAGGTGCCCGAGGTGCTGGTGTCGAACATCGCGCTGTTCTGCGCGATGTACACGGTCGGCGCGTGGGAGACGGACCGGCGCCGCGCGACCACGGTCCGCGGCGTGGTCGTCGTCGCGATGATCGTGTGGCTCTTCGTCGCGCTGTTCCTCGCGGCGACCGACCCGGAGCTGGCCGACGAGATCCCGGACCGCGTCGGCATCTTCTCGCCCTTCGTGTCGTGGACACTGCTGCAGCTGCTGACCAACGCCCTGTACTTCGGCGGGGCGTGGTTCTTCGGTGAGCACGCGTGGCGCTCGGCGCGCGAGCGGTCCCGCACCGCGTGGCGCACGCACCTGCTGGTGCTCGAGCGCAGGCGCGCGGAGGAGCAGGCGGTCGCGCTGGAGCGGTTGCGGCTGGCGCGCGAGCTGCACGACGCCGTCGCCCACCACGTCTCGCTCATGGGCGTGCAGGCCGCCGCGGCGCGCACGGTCCTCCTCGCGGACCCCGTCCGCGCGGCCGACGCGCTCGGCCACGTCGAGCAGGCCGCGCGCGACGCGGTGCGCGAGCTGCACGGCATCCTCGGCATGCTGCGCGACGGCGAGGGCATGGGGGTCGGCGGCGGGGACGGTCCGGCGCGCGCCGTCGACGCGACGGCGTCGGGGGAGGCGCTCGCGTCGCTCGACGTCGGCCGGCTGCCGGACCTCGTCGAACGGGCCCGCGCGGCCGGCCTGCAGGTCGCCTACCAGGAGGTCGGGGAGCCGCAGCGGCTGCGTCCGCTCGCGTCCCTCAACCTGTACCGCATCGCGCAGGAGGCGCTGACCAACACCCGCAAGCACGCGGGCGTCGGTGCGCACGCCGACGTCCGGCTGCGCTGGCTGGCCGACGAGGTCGAGCTCGAGGTGTCCGACGACGGCGGCTCGGGTCGGCGCACCGGGCCGGTGCCGTCGTCGGGCATGGGGCTCGTCGGCATGCGGGAGCGCACCGCCTCCGACGGGGGCACGTTCGAGGCGGCACGGCGCCGATCCGGCGGCTTCGTCGTGCGCGTCCGGCTGCCGCTGGTGGCGCCCGACGACGGCGGGACGACGACCGCGGCACAGGTCGCGGCGCACGACGAGGGCATGGCGGAGGACGAGGGCATGGCGGAGGACCGGGCATGA
- a CDS encoding resuscitation-promoting factor yields the protein MHGDPSPRHAPRHPVPGRDDGWSLVQNSTRHTGPTPATAHTAATPPDTGPEPGHLPAATAAPRRRLRWPLVAAGAAVLVVGAGGAAYAQAHKTVALDVDGELTHVTTFAGSVEGLLAAHDVEVGDRDTVSHSGSLADGAEIVVRHATALVVQVDGTRQVVWTTALSADEALDTLASRARTVALVASRSADRADLPLDLTLSGRAEVLVDGGVIDVPDADATVSEVLAELGVTLQPLDRVHVQNGPTGVVQLVVQRVVVQDVATTSEVPFTSRTQDDASRLVGQKVVAQAGVPGVRTVVDRVTTVDGVEETREPVSDGVTQAPVEEVVHVGTKPRPVVAAAPAASAGSAAAGPIAAGGDADSLNWAALAKCESGGRADVVSSTGKYHGLYQFSVATWQAVGGAGLPSQASAEEQTARAKMLYNRSGAGQWPHCGKNLFS from the coding sequence GTGCACGGCGACCCGTCGCCACGCCACGCCCCGCGGCACCCCGTGCCCGGGCGCGACGACGGCTGGAGCCTCGTGCAGAACTCGACCCGCCACACCGGTCCGACCCCCGCGACGGCCCACACCGCCGCGACCCCGCCCGACACCGGACCGGAGCCGGGTCACCTGCCCGCCGCCACGGCCGCCCCGCGCCGCCGGCTGCGCTGGCCGCTCGTCGCCGCCGGAGCCGCCGTGCTCGTCGTGGGCGCCGGCGGGGCCGCCTACGCGCAGGCCCACAAGACCGTCGCGCTCGACGTCGACGGCGAGCTCACCCACGTCACCACGTTCGCCGGCTCCGTCGAGGGGCTGCTCGCGGCCCACGACGTCGAGGTCGGCGACCGCGACACCGTCTCGCACAGCGGCTCGCTCGCCGACGGCGCCGAGATCGTCGTCCGGCACGCCACCGCGCTCGTCGTGCAGGTCGACGGCACCCGGCAGGTCGTCTGGACCACCGCGCTCAGCGCCGACGAGGCCCTCGACACGCTCGCGTCCCGCGCCCGCACGGTCGCGCTCGTCGCCTCCCGGTCGGCCGACCGCGCCGACCTGCCGCTCGACCTCACGCTGAGCGGGCGCGCGGAGGTCCTCGTCGACGGGGGCGTGATCGACGTCCCCGACGCCGACGCGACCGTCTCGGAGGTCCTCGCCGAGCTCGGCGTCACGCTGCAGCCGCTCGACCGCGTGCACGTGCAGAACGGCCCCACGGGCGTCGTCCAGCTCGTCGTGCAGCGCGTCGTCGTCCAGGACGTCGCGACGACGTCCGAGGTGCCGTTCACGTCGCGCACGCAGGACGACGCGTCGCGGCTCGTCGGCCAGAAGGTCGTCGCGCAGGCCGGCGTGCCGGGCGTGCGCACGGTCGTCGACCGCGTCACCACGGTCGACGGTGTCGAGGAGACCCGCGAGCCCGTCAGCGACGGCGTCACGCAGGCCCCCGTCGAGGAGGTCGTCCACGTCGGCACCAAGCCGCGTCCCGTCGTCGCAGCGGCACCCGCCGCGTCGGCCGGCTCGGCTGCCGCAGGCCCGATCGCCGCCGGCGGCGACGCCGACTCGCTCAACTGGGCCGCGCTGGCGAAGTGCGAGTCCGGCGGCCGCGCCGACGTCGTCTCGTCGACCGGCAAGTACCACGGCCTGTACCAGTTCTCCGTCGCCACGTGGCAGGCGGTCGGCGGTGCCGGCCTGCCGTCGCAGGCGTCGGCCGAGGAACAGACCGCCCGCGCGAAGATGCTCTACAACCGCTCGGGTGCCGGCCAGTGGCCGCACTGCGGCAAGAACCTCTTCAGCTGA
- a CDS encoding ABC transporter ATP-binding protein — translation MLELHGISRSFGDRLVLDDVSFTVGRGRLTGFVGGNGAGKTTTMRIILGVLAPHAGTVTIDGAPVAGARRARFGYMPEERGLYPKMGLVEHLTYLARLHGFDRQGATERAEALVERMDLTARAKDPVENLSLGNQQRAQIAAALVHDPDVLVLDEPFSGLDPMAVEVVQGVLSERAAQGVPVLFSSHQLDVVERLCDDLVIIAGGRVRAAGTRDDLRRQHGTARHEIVAAGDMGWLRDVPDVRVDELAGGSAVFEASQDVAQHVLNAALTRGPVHAFTPLRPTLAEIFRDVVADEPQPELQETTR, via the coding sequence ATGCTCGAGCTGCACGGGATCAGCCGGTCGTTCGGCGACCGGCTCGTGCTCGACGACGTGAGCTTCACCGTCGGGCGCGGGCGGCTCACGGGGTTCGTCGGCGGCAACGGGGCCGGCAAGACCACGACGATGCGGATCATCCTGGGGGTGCTGGCACCGCACGCCGGCACCGTCACGATCGACGGCGCACCGGTGGCCGGTGCCCGGCGCGCCCGCTTCGGCTACATGCCCGAGGAGCGGGGGCTCTACCCCAAGATGGGGCTCGTCGAGCACCTGACGTACCTGGCGCGGCTGCACGGGTTCGACCGGCAGGGCGCCACCGAGCGCGCCGAGGCGCTCGTCGAGCGGATGGACCTGACGGCGCGCGCCAAGGACCCCGTCGAGAACCTGTCGCTGGGCAACCAGCAGCGGGCGCAGATCGCGGCGGCCCTGGTCCACGACCCCGACGTGCTGGTGCTCGACGAGCCGTTCTCGGGGCTGGACCCGATGGCCGTCGAGGTCGTGCAGGGCGTGCTCTCCGAGCGCGCGGCGCAGGGCGTGCCGGTGCTGTTCTCCTCCCACCAGCTCGACGTGGTCGAGCGGCTCTGCGACGACCTCGTCATCATCGCGGGGGGCCGGGTGCGCGCGGCGGGCACGCGGGACGACCTGCGGCGGCAGCACGGCACCGCCCGGCACGAGATCGTCGCCGCCGGCGACATGGGCTGGCTGCGCGACGTGCCGGACGTCCGCGTCGACGAGCTCGCGGGCGGGTCCGCGGTGTTCGAGGCGTCGCAGGACGTCGCGCAGCACGTGCTGAACGCCGCGCTGACCCGCGGCCCCGTGCACGCGTTCACCCCGCTGCGGCCGACGCTGGCGGAGATCTTCCGCGACGTCGTCGCCGACGAGCCCCAGCCCGAGCTGCAGGAGACGACCCGATGA
- a CDS encoding response regulator has protein sequence MTQGAGMTQGAGGTSEAARVRVVLVDDQALLRAGIGTILSAHPGIEVVGEAGTGAQAVDLVRATRPDVVCMDVQMPDMDGLEATRRIVADPDLHAAVVILTTFNREDYLVEALRAGAVGYLLKTSRPEQLTEAVLSAAAGEGLLSPEVTRAVIARAVQDRPPTRPAPRPVVPLTEREQEVLTLVARGMSNDEIAAELVVSRATVKTHVSNLLAKLALRDRVQAVVYAHEHGLLG, from the coding sequence ATGACGCAGGGTGCGGGCATGACGCAGGGTGCGGGCGGGACGTCGGAGGCGGCGCGGGTCAGGGTCGTGCTCGTCGACGACCAGGCGCTGCTGCGCGCCGGCATCGGCACGATCCTGTCGGCGCACCCCGGCATCGAGGTCGTCGGCGAGGCGGGCACCGGCGCGCAGGCCGTCGACCTGGTGCGCGCGACGCGTCCCGACGTCGTCTGCATGGACGTGCAGATGCCGGACATGGACGGGCTCGAGGCGACGCGGCGCATCGTCGCGGATCCCGACCTGCACGCGGCCGTCGTGATCCTGACGACGTTCAACCGCGAGGACTACCTCGTCGAGGCGCTGCGCGCGGGCGCCGTCGGGTACCTGCTCAAGACGTCGCGGCCCGAGCAGCTCACCGAGGCCGTGCTCAGCGCCGCCGCCGGCGAGGGGCTGCTGTCGCCGGAGGTGACGCGCGCGGTGATCGCGCGCGCGGTCCAGGACCGGCCGCCGACCCGCCCCGCGCCGCGGCCCGTCGTCCCGCTGACGGAGCGGGAGCAGGAGGTGCTCACGCTCGTCGCGCGGGGCATGAGCAACGACGAGATCGCGGCCGAGCTGGTCGTGAGCCGGGCGACCGTCAAGACGCACGTGTCGAACCTGCTGGCCAAGCTGGCGTTGCGGGACCGGGTGCAGGCCGTCGTGTACGCGCACGAGCACGGCCTGCTCGGCTGA
- a CDS encoding ArsR/SmtB family transcription factor, which translates to MTGAARGATSRDEEPGRALVRRVGVPARTPDDDLDRLFRALSDATRRAVVARLAEGGASVTELAAPFAMSLPAVVQHLAVLERAGVVVSEKTGRVRTYRLARDGTDTAREWLDDLRA; encoded by the coding sequence ATGACCGGTGCCGCCCGCGGTGCGACGTCGCGCGACGAGGAGCCCGGCCGCGCGCTCGTCCGCCGGGTCGGCGTGCCGGCGCGGACCCCGGACGACGACCTGGACCGGCTGTTCCGCGCCCTGTCCGACGCGACGCGCCGGGCGGTCGTCGCGCGGCTCGCCGAGGGGGGCGCGTCGGTCACCGAGCTCGCCGCCCCGTTCGCGATGTCGCTGCCCGCGGTCGTCCAGCACCTCGCGGTGCTGGAGCGCGCGGGCGTCGTCGTCTCCGAGAAGACGGGACGCGTCCGCACGTACCGGCTCGCGCGCGACGGCACCGACACGGCCCGGGAGTGGCTGGACGACCTGCGGGCGTAG
- a CDS encoding ABC transporter permease has product MSTRPSAPTPPSQVRAALLVAEREITSQVRTKSFLISTAILLVGILAAIVVSSVLSGREGDDVPVAVVSSVAAGLDAADGLAVSDVADRDAAEQAVRDGDVDAAVVPGDGPLGVEVIAMDAAPQEVLDALTEAPEVVLLEPAAAEGGIRYLVTFGFGLVFMMSAIGFGSTIAQNTVTEKQTRIVEILLSAVPARALLAGKILGNSALALGQTAAIAAVSVLALVVTGQDDVLTMIGTPIVWFVVFFAIGFVLLAAIFAASASLVSRIEDTGVVLQPAIWLTMLPYFLVVFFNDNATVLTVMSYVPFSAPVGMPVRLFLGEAAWWEPLLSLALLAAACLGVIAIAARIYERSVLRMGGRVRVREVLSGASAD; this is encoded by the coding sequence ATGAGCACCCGACCGTCCGCACCGACCCCGCCCTCGCAGGTCCGCGCCGCACTGCTCGTCGCCGAGCGCGAGATCACGTCGCAGGTGCGCACCAAGTCGTTCCTCATCTCCACGGCCATCCTGCTGGTGGGGATCCTCGCGGCGATCGTCGTCAGCTCGGTCCTGTCGGGACGCGAGGGCGACGACGTGCCGGTGGCGGTGGTGTCGTCCGTCGCGGCGGGGCTCGACGCGGCCGACGGCCTCGCCGTGTCCGACGTGGCGGACCGCGACGCAGCCGAGCAGGCCGTCCGCGACGGCGACGTGGACGCAGCCGTCGTGCCCGGTGACGGCCCGCTGGGCGTCGAGGTCATCGCGATGGACGCCGCACCGCAGGAGGTCCTCGACGCGCTGACCGAGGCACCGGAGGTCGTGCTGCTGGAGCCGGCCGCCGCCGAGGGCGGCATCCGCTACCTGGTGACGTTCGGGTTCGGCCTGGTCTTCATGATGTCGGCCATCGGCTTCGGCTCGACGATCGCGCAGAACACCGTGACGGAGAAGCAGACGCGGATCGTGGAGATCCTGCTCTCGGCGGTCCCGGCGCGCGCGCTGCTCGCCGGCAAGATCCTCGGCAACTCCGCGCTGGCCCTGGGGCAGACGGCGGCGATCGCGGCGGTCTCGGTGCTGGCCCTGGTCGTCACGGGGCAGGACGACGTGCTGACGATGATCGGGACGCCCATCGTGTGGTTCGTGGTGTTCTTCGCGATCGGGTTCGTGCTCCTGGCCGCGATCTTCGCCGCGAGCGCGTCGCTGGTCTCGCGCATCGAGGACACGGGTGTCGTCCTGCAGCCGGCCATCTGGCTGACGATGCTGCCGTACTTCCTCGTCGTGTTCTTCAACGACAACGCCACGGTGCTGACCGTCATGTCCTACGTGCCGTTCAGCGCCCCCGTCGGGATGCCGGTGCGGCTGTTCCTGGGGGAGGCCGCCTGGTGGGAGCCGCTGCTGTCGCTCGCGCTGCTCGCCGCTGCCTGCCTCGGGGTGATCGCGATCGCCGCGCGGATCTACGAGCGGTCGGTGCTGCGGATGGGCGGGCGGGTCCGGGTCCGCGAGGTGCTGTCGGGCGCGAGCGCCGACTGA